The following proteins come from a genomic window of Sphaerisporangium rubeum:
- a CDS encoding ThiF family adenylyltransferase, whose protein sequence is MTETRPSSRPHPLRPRLKPMLRRVVRDDHTLQLGVQPMRAVMLTKLDPPARGFVESLDGTRTLDELIATAEIGEEQARQVMRLLTDGGLLDDAALRPDALRGLSLAERERLGPDLDELSLSPADAADAGLSALARRRRAQVRVYGAGRVGAQITVLLAASGIGHLCVVDPAPARHEHVVPGGLSFGDVGRPREEAAAAAAREIAPGANIWTGRTASRPADRASPPDLAILAPVDPLDPLTAAELLQSGIPHLLVSATEGVGTIGPLVLPGSSPCLRCQELTRRDHDPAWPLVGARLGGYPPGEIACGTALATVVAAQATGHALAHIDGLPCQIVGRSIDITPDWQWKRRPWPIHPHCTCTCRPSPQGPWQGATYEDP, encoded by the coding sequence GTGACCGAGACCAGGCCTTCCTCCCGGCCGCATCCGCTGCGGCCCCGCCTCAAGCCCATGCTGCGCCGTGTGGTCCGCGACGACCACACGCTGCAACTCGGCGTCCAGCCGATGCGCGCGGTGATGCTGACCAAGCTCGACCCGCCTGCGCGCGGTTTCGTCGAGTCCCTGGACGGCACGCGCACCCTGGACGAGTTGATCGCCACGGCCGAGATCGGTGAGGAGCAGGCACGGCAGGTGATGCGCCTGCTGACGGACGGCGGCCTGCTGGACGACGCCGCCCTCCGTCCCGACGCGCTGCGCGGCCTGTCCCTTGCCGAGCGTGAGCGCCTGGGTCCCGACCTGGACGAGCTGTCCCTCTCCCCCGCCGACGCCGCGGACGCCGGCCTGAGCGCGCTGGCCCGCCGCCGCCGCGCGCAGGTCCGCGTCTACGGCGCCGGTCGCGTCGGCGCGCAGATCACCGTCCTGCTCGCCGCGTCCGGCATCGGCCACCTGTGTGTCGTCGACCCGGCGCCGGCCCGCCACGAGCACGTGGTGCCAGGCGGCCTGTCGTTCGGCGACGTGGGCCGCCCGAGAGAGGAGGCCGCGGCCGCCGCGGCCCGCGAGATCGCTCCCGGCGCCAACATCTGGACCGGCCGCACCGCCTCCCGGCCCGCCGACCGCGCGTCCCCGCCGGACCTGGCGATCCTGGCCCCGGTGGATCCTCTCGACCCGCTGACCGCCGCCGAGTTGCTCCAGTCCGGCATCCCCCACCTGCTGGTCTCGGCCACCGAAGGCGTGGGGACCATCGGTCCGCTGGTTCTTCCGGGAAGCTCTCCGTGCCTGCGCTGCCAGGAGTTGACGCGCCGGGACCACGATCCCGCCTGGCCCCTGGTCGGCGCGCGCCTCGGGGGTTACCCACCGGGTGAGATCGCGTGCGGCACCGCGCTGGCCACGGTCGTCGCCGCTCAGGCGACCGGCCACGCGCTGGCCCACATCGACGGCCTCCCGTGCCAGATCGTCGGCCGCTCCATCGACATCACCCCCGACTGGCAGTGGAAACGCCGTCCCTGGCCCATCCATCCCCACTGCACCTGCACCTGCCGGCCGTCCCCTCAGGGCCCGTGGCAGGGAGCCACGTACGAGGACCCCTAA